From a single Rhizobium lusitanum genomic region:
- a CDS encoding adenylate/guanylate cyclase domain-containing protein: MERKLAAIVAGDIVGYSRLMAENEASTYSELRSIFDEVIEPAVRHHGGRTFKSTGDGFLAAFPSVNDALDASVSIQKGFDKRPFEFRIGINLGDVIEDKGDIYGDGVNVASRLEAMADPGSIFVSGAVVLSADRKRGDEFSRLGRRYAKNIPEALDVYAVKWAGKRGFGWTRFTDFFPRVSNRLAYALGAVSLVMIGLAIQPLPLAAMIGGIPVKLASVADFEKTDRRPSVAVMPFDNMGGDTTQTYFADGLTEDITTGLARSPDLQVIARNSTYAVRDQASDVRKLGDKLGVSYVVEGSARRVGDQLRVAAQLIDVNSGTHLWSRSYDRHIEDVFAVESELTSEIVAHLVSYVRKTELSEAAKRPTKNLQAYDLVLQARNRFKHDSNDRDGLLAARGLYQQALELDPTYAVARANLGMTYIFDVTQKVTGHASAKDLDIGLSEARQSIRLDPNLAAGYQVISFGLAAGGDYAGALQAAQRSVELNPNDPDSMMALAKAQVRFGDYEGALSNAERARRLNPMAPVYYAYVYGQALYAAGRRDEAGNVIRECLIRAPEDPNCLLIQAALQAGRQQLAEAQATMGSLVKANPEFSLEAERRYRRFGDTALMDRFLSELAQARAPETA, translated from the coding sequence ATGGAACGCAAGCTCGCTGCGATCGTGGCCGGGGACATTGTCGGTTACAGCCGGCTGATGGCTGAAAACGAAGCCTCAACCTATTCGGAGTTGCGCTCGATTTTCGACGAGGTGATCGAGCCTGCGGTCAGGCATCACGGCGGTCGAACCTTCAAGAGCACGGGCGATGGATTTTTGGCCGCATTCCCCAGCGTTAACGACGCACTGGATGCATCGGTTTCCATCCAAAAGGGCTTCGACAAGCGCCCGTTCGAATTTCGTATTGGCATCAATCTCGGTGACGTTATTGAAGACAAGGGCGACATATACGGCGATGGCGTCAATGTCGCGTCCCGTCTCGAAGCCATGGCAGATCCGGGCAGCATCTTCGTGAGCGGTGCGGTTGTCCTCAGCGCCGATCGTAAGCGCGGTGACGAATTTTCCCGCCTTGGACGGCGATATGCCAAAAATATCCCGGAGGCCCTCGACGTTTACGCGGTCAAATGGGCAGGGAAACGCGGGTTCGGATGGACTCGGTTCACTGACTTTTTCCCGCGCGTGAGCAATCGTCTCGCTTATGCCCTCGGAGCGGTGTCCCTTGTCATGATCGGGTTGGCAATCCAGCCACTTCCCTTGGCCGCAATGATCGGGGGTATCCCGGTTAAGCTTGCCTCGGTTGCCGATTTTGAAAAAACAGATCGTCGGCCCTCAGTCGCGGTTATGCCTTTCGACAACATGGGTGGCGACACCACGCAGACATACTTTGCCGATGGTCTGACGGAAGACATCACGACGGGGTTAGCGCGCAGCCCGGACCTTCAGGTAATCGCCCGCAATTCCACCTACGCGGTGCGGGATCAGGCGTCTGATGTTCGCAAGCTTGGCGACAAACTGGGCGTTTCCTACGTGGTTGAAGGCAGCGCGCGGCGTGTGGGCGACCAACTTCGCGTCGCGGCGCAGCTTATTGATGTCAACAGTGGGACTCATCTCTGGTCTCGCAGTTATGACCGGCATATCGAGGACGTGTTCGCAGTCGAAAGCGAACTGACCTCCGAGATCGTAGCTCACCTTGTTTCTTACGTTCGCAAGACCGAACTGTCCGAGGCAGCAAAACGCCCTACGAAGAATCTGCAGGCCTATGATCTTGTTCTTCAAGCACGCAATCGCTTCAAGCATGACTCAAATGACCGCGATGGTCTCCTTGCGGCACGTGGCCTTTATCAGCAGGCATTGGAACTGGATCCGACCTATGCAGTCGCGCGTGCCAACCTGGGTATGACCTACATATTTGATGTGACGCAAAAGGTGACCGGCCATGCATCTGCGAAAGACCTTGATATCGGCCTGAGCGAGGCGCGCCAGTCCATCCGTCTCGATCCGAACCTGGCGGCGGGATATCAAGTAATCAGCTTTGGGCTTGCCGCTGGCGGCGACTATGCCGGCGCGTTGCAGGCCGCACAGCGGTCCGTCGAACTCAACCCGAACGATCCTGACAGCATGATGGCGCTGGCAAAGGCGCAGGTCCGGTTTGGTGACTACGAAGGTGCGTTATCAAATGCCGAGCGCGCGCGTCGTCTAAATCCCATGGCCCCGGTATATTATGCCTACGTCTATGGTCAGGCGCTCTATGCAGCGGGCCGTCGTGATGAGGCTGGAAACGTCATTCGGGAATGCCTGATCCGCGCGCCGGAAGATCCCAACTGCTTGTTGATCCAGGCTGCGCTACAAGCGGGCCGACAGCAGTTGGCGGAAGCACAGGCGACGATGGGCAGCCTGGTCAAAGCCAACCCGGAATTCTCGCTCGAGGCAGAGCGTCGCTATCGGCGTTTCGGTGACACCGCACTCATGGACCGATTTCTGTCGGAGCTGGCGCAAGCCAGAGCTCCGGAGACCGCATAG